The Streptococcus equi subsp. equi nucleotide sequence CATAACTCAATGTCATAAAAATAGCCCCCAATTGTTAGATTTTATGTCTAACTTTTGGGGGGCAGTTCACTTAGGGATAATCATATCACCTTAACGTCAGGGGAGTCTTTATAAGTTATTTTTATATCCTATGACAGACACACTAGTCTATCCTAACAGGCCTTCTTGTTAGAAGCCACCCATCATGCCTGGATCCATTCCTTGCGGCATTGCTGGTGCAGCAGGCTCTGGCTTAGTGGCAACAACAGCTTCGGTGGTCAGGATAAGACCTGCAACAGAGGCTGCATTTTGAAGTGCTGAACGTGTTACCTTGACTGGATCAATGATACCTGTAGCAATCATATCAACCCATTCACCAGTTGCTGCATTAAAACCAATACCAGCAGCACTATTTTTCAGCTTATCAATAATCACTGAACCTTCATAGCCAGCGTTGTAAGCAATTTGACGCACAGGCTCTTCAAGCGCACGAAGCACGATATTGCGACCAGTTGCTGCATCACCATCAAGCTCAAGGGCTGCAACCTTATCCATGACATTGATAAGAGCAGTACCACCACCTGCAACGATGCCTTCTTCAACCGCAGCGCGTGTTGCATTTAGCGCATCCTCAATACGAAGCTTCATTTCTTTTAGCTCGGTTTCAGTAGCTGCACCCACCTTGATAACTGCAACACCACCTGCTAATTTTGCTAAGCGCTCTTGTAATTTTTCACGATCAAATTCAGATGTGGTTGTTTCTAATTGTGATTTGATCAGGCTAACGCGGTTTGAAATAGCTTCTGAGCTGCCTGCACCTTCTACAATCACTGTATTATCCTTGTCAACAGTTACTTTAGCCGCTTGTCCGAGGGCAGCCATTGTAGCATCCTTCAATTCAAGACCAAGATCCTCAGTGATGACTGTACCACCAGTTAAGACAGCAATGTCTTCAAGCATCGCTTTACGACGATCTCCAAAGCCAGGCGCTTTAACCGCTACAACATTGAAGGTACCACGAATTTTATTAAGCACTAGGGTCGGAAGGGCTTCGCCATCAACATCATCAGCAATGATCAACAATGGACGGCTAGTCTTAAGCACCTCCTCAAGCAATGGAAGAATGTCTTGGATATTAGAAATTTTCTTATCAGTAATCAGGATAAATGGGTTTTCAAGATCAGCAACCATTTTTTCATTGTCAGTGACCATGTATTGTGACAAATAGCCGCGGTCAAACTGCATTCCCTCAACAACCTCAAGCTCTGTTTCCATACCACGTGATTCCTCAATAGTAATCACACCATCATTTCCCACGCGCTCCATAGCTTCAGAAATATAGTCACCAACCTTTTCAGAACGTGATGACACCGAAGCTACTTGAGCAATAGCTTCTTTTCCAGATACTGGTTGAGCAACAGCCTTTAAGGCCTCGACAGCTGTCGTTGTCGCTGCTTCAATCCCACGACGAATACCAATTGGGTTAGCACCTGCTGTTACATTTTTAAGCCCTTCACGCACAATCGCTTGGGTCAAAACAGTAGCTGTTGTTGTCCCGTCACCAGCAATATCATTTGTTTTTGAAGCTACCTCTGATACAAGCTTAGCCCCCATATTTTCAAAATGATCTTCTAATTCAATCTCTTTGGCAATCGTTACACCATCATTTGTGATCAAAGGAGAACCAAAGGCCTTTTCAAGGACTACATTACGCCCTTTAGGGCCAAGGGTTACCTTAACGGTATCCGCCAAAATATCAACACCACGTACCATGCTTTCACGAGCATCTGCTGAAAATTTTATATCTTTTGCCATGTTATTTCCTCTATTCCTATTTGAATGTATATCTGTTAATCCTACCTGAAATGATAGGGATTCACAATTAAGCTAAAACTGCAAGAATGTCAGCTTCACGACAGATGACAAGCTCTTGATCGCCATCTTTAACCTCTAAGCCTGATCCATATTCA carries:
- the groEL gene encoding molecular chaperone GroEL, giving the protein MAKDIKFSADARESMVRGVDILADTVKVTLGPKGRNVVLEKAFGSPLITNDGVTIAKEIELEDHFENMGAKLVSEVASKTNDIAGDGTTTATVLTQAIVREGLKNVTAGANPIGIRRGIEAATTTAVEALKAVAQPVSGKEAIAQVASVSSRSEKVGDYISEAMERVGNDGVITIEESRGMETELEVVEGMQFDRGYLSQYMVTDNEKMVADLENPFILITDKKISNIQDILPLLEEVLKTSRPLLIIADDVDGEALPTLVLNKIRGTFNVVAVKAPGFGDRRKAMLEDIAVLTGGTVITEDLGLELKDATMAALGQAAKVTVDKDNTVIVEGAGSSEAISNRVSLIKSQLETTTSEFDREKLQERLAKLAGGVAVIKVGAATETELKEMKLRIEDALNATRAAVEEGIVAGGGTALINVMDKVAALELDGDAATGRNIVLRALEEPVRQIAYNAGYEGSVIIDKLKNSAAGIGFNAATGEWVDMIATGIIDPVKVTRSALQNAASVAGLILTTEAVVATKPEPAAPAMPQGMDPGMMGGF